The genomic DNA AATGAGCAGACGGGCCTGGCGTCCACCCGCGTCAACGCGGTGCGCATGCAGGCGAACAGGCAGTTCACGGGCGCTCAGAACAACTTCACGATCGAACTCGACTTCTCCCGGTACAAGGGCTCGAAGGTCGGGGGCAAGGACGGCGTCGCGGGAGCCAATACGCTCATCGGCGTGAGCGATATCTACGCGGGTCTGACCTATGCCAAGACGGTGGTCACCATCACTGGCACGCTCGCCGACGGCGGCGCCGCGAGCCCGCAGGGCTGGAAACTGCTCAACGGCGGCGCGGCCCCCGTTGTCGCGGGTGGCAATCAGCCCAGCGCGCAATTGAGCCTCACGAACGGCGTGCTGCAGGGCACCAACAAGCCGGCGCCCGGCGGCATGGCCAATTCGATCGACACCGTGATGGGCCTGGTGCGGCTCGACGCGGCTGGCTACAAGACGTTGCACCTGAGCTATGACATCTTCCCGGTGGGCAACAACCGGTCGCCGCGCGTCGAGAATTCGGGTCTGTATGTCGCCTCCGCATTCCCTCGCCAGCCCGCGCATGCCGAGCCGCCCAAGGCCGAGGCACCGCCCTCCAAGCCCACCGTTGTGATCAAGGACAATCCTGGAAAGAAGCCTGGGTCCACCACCAGCTATACCTTCACCGTGAAGAACCCGGACGGCTCGATCGCGGGCAAGGGCTGCTTCACCTATGAGACCCCGGCCGACGGCGGGGAGCCCAAGCTGACCGCGTTCTATTACCACGACAAGATCGTCGGTACGATCAACCAGTCCAATGTCCAGACGTTCTACTTCAACCAGGACGACAAGGATAAGCGCTTCACGTTCGTGACTGGCTCCCCGGCGAAGGGCATCTGCAGCCTGACCGCGGACACCACCCTGCCGGCCCAGCTCACCGGAATCGGCGGCGAAGGCCCACAGAGTTATCTCAACAAGACGATCGACTTTCCCAAGCTGGCCGCGGGGACTTCGGTCACGGAGGAGAGCAGCACCATTCCCGCGGTCGACCTGGTCGTGGTCATCGACTCCAGCGTCTCGATGAAGGACGAGGCCGACGCGCTGAACCAGGCGGTCGGCGCGGCCATCGAGGCGGCCAAGACCAAGTGCCCCTCGGACCTGCGCGTCACGTACCTGGGTATCGAAGGGACGTTCAAGAACACGCGCTTCGACACCACGGTCAAGAACTACCTGGTCGGCACCGCCAAGGCGGACGAGGCCGCGCTGCGGGGGCGCAAGAAGGGCACGGTGTCTGGTGGCGGCGCGCAGGAAGACGGGGCTCGCGCCATCGAGGACGTCGTCACCCACTATGACTGGCGGCCCGGCGCCAAGCGCGCGGTCTTCTTCCTCGGTGACGAGGCGTTCGAGGGCGGCGGCAACGTCGATCAAGAAGACATCGACGTCGCCAACCGCGCCATCGAGGTCGCCAAGAAGGGCGATGTCCGGCTCCATACGTACCTCGGGACGAGCAGCGCGAAGGAGAAGCATCGCAAGGCGCTGGAGGATGAGTTCGCGCGCGCCGCGTCCGAGACCGGCGGCAAGGCGTTCACCGCCAAGGACGCGCTCAACGGCTTCCAGGACCTCCTGGAGAAGGTGATCTGCGGCAGCAAGTCGAGCACGACCACCACGACCGAGTTCTGCTGCTGCCAGGAATACGTGGAGCAGGACGAGGCCGGCGGCCACTAAAGCGCTGAAACTCGCCGCGCGCCTCCTGTCACTCCGGGGGGCGTGACGCGATCGCGACGCAATGGCCTGGGGCGTGGGCCGTAGACGAGGAACCGCGAGGTCGTGCGGATCCTCTCGCTCCAGGGGTCGTCTCCATGTCGTCTTCGATCGTGCATTCCTTCCTCGCGGTCCTCCTACTCGCCATGCCCGCCCTGGCGGAAGACCGGGGAGGCGCCGCGTTGCATGACTCCACCTGCTCCATCAGCGTCAAGAAGGGGGATCTGGTCTCCCGGGGAGTGAAGCTGCTGGTCGAGGGAGACCAGCGGACGCACGACGCGGTGGCGCTGGATGGAGACGTGGTGGTGCGAGCGGGTGCCACGGTGAAGGACGTGGTGGCGATGCGGGGCAACGTCACCGTGGAGGCGGGCGCCCGGGTGCTGGGAAAGGTGGCCGCGCTCGGGGGCGATGTCCAGGTCGCCGAGGGCGCGATCCTCGAAGGAGAGGTGTCCGCCCTGGGTGGACGGGTTCACGCCGCTCCGGGCGCGACGCTGCTCGGCGAGAAGAACGAGCTGTCCCTCCAGGTCAATGGCGAGGATCCCATCCAGCTGTTCATGGGCCAGCTCTTCTCGGGCAAGGGCTTCGCCCACTGCACGCTGCGTATCACCGCGGACTGAGGTGATTCTTACGCCACACGCGCCTCGTGCGGGGAGACGGGCTCGGCTCCGGGGCCCTCCTGGGGCGCCGGCTCGAGCAGTCCGAGCTGGAGCAGGAGCTTGTGCACCTCGGTGTCGGCCCAGTCGTACGCGTAGCCCAGCAGGAAGAGCGCCAGCAGCGTCTGGCCGCGCAAGGCGATGGCTCGGGAGAGCCGCTCCGACGGCGAGGCGGGCAGCAGCCGGCGCAACCACGCGGGGACGCGCTCGAGGAACTTCTCCGGGTGGACGAAGTCCTCCGCCGAGAGATCCGCCTGCTCCTGGCCGCGCAGGAAGGGCAGTTTCCACAGCTGGGGCACGGGGGCCGCCAGCCGCACGATGGCCTTGAGCACCGGCACCCGCACGCCGTGCTCGAGGCGCCAGCGCGCCCGCTCGCCGATGCCCGCCTGCAGGTGCCCC from Melittangium boletus DSM 14713 includes the following:
- a CDS encoding vWA domain-containing protein — encoded protein: MSQTPNTQSSSAEGLDLVFWDPSGYRWSGSGDWNQWRYIPDGLGGEIGIRFGVKSGYGTFDWNNGGVAPHGSINDGTGAASFGKNEQTGLASTRVNAVRMQANRQFTGAQNNFTIELDFSRYKGSKVGGKDGVAGANTLIGVSDIYAGLTYAKTVVTITGTLADGGAASPQGWKLLNGGAAPVVAGGNQPSAQLSLTNGVLQGTNKPAPGGMANSIDTVMGLVRLDAAGYKTLHLSYDIFPVGNNRSPRVENSGLYVASAFPRQPAHAEPPKAEAPPSKPTVVIKDNPGKKPGSTTSYTFTVKNPDGSIAGKGCFTYETPADGGEPKLTAFYYHDKIVGTINQSNVQTFYFNQDDKDKRFTFVTGSPAKGICSLTADTTLPAQLTGIGGEGPQSYLNKTIDFPKLAAGTSVTEESSTIPAVDLVVVIDSSVSMKDEADALNQAVGAAIEAAKTKCPSDLRVTYLGIEGTFKNTRFDTTVKNYLVGTAKADEAALRGRKKGTVSGGGAQEDGARAIEDVVTHYDWRPGAKRAVFFLGDEAFEGGGNVDQEDIDVANRAIEVAKKGDVRLHTYLGTSSAKEKHRKALEDEFARAASETGGKAFTAKDALNGFQDLLEKVICGSKSSTTTTTEFCCCQEYVEQDEAGGH
- a CDS encoding polymer-forming cytoskeletal protein translates to MSSSIVHSFLAVLLLAMPALAEDRGGAALHDSTCSISVKKGDLVSRGVKLLVEGDQRTHDAVALDGDVVVRAGATVKDVVAMRGNVTVEAGARVLGKVAALGGDVQVAEGAILEGEVSALGGRVHAAPGATLLGEKNELSLQVNGEDPIQLFMGQLFSGKGFAHCTLRITAD